From Haemorhous mexicanus isolate bHaeMex1 chromosome 35 unlocalized genomic scaffold, bHaeMex1.pri SUPER_35_unloc_2, whole genome shotgun sequence, one genomic window encodes:
- the WDR45 gene encoding WD repeat domain phosphoinositide-interacting protein 4 isoform X2, producing the protein MATPHAAAIFQHGALPGNGSALPSPPISGRACPERAPIGWGRVSRDRKSALAGALRRLDGLSAPRELPRGLGGILGFLGFWGVPAGSGDPSLPPFCCPRSGSAAAGAPRHGAGPGGEQPALQPGPELFLCRHGLGGTDLQRGAPDGEGTPGQPKFPDASVLIWDDAREGKDKLVLEFSFPKPVLAVRMRHDRLVVALQSRLYVFSFPHRPTKLFEFDTRDNPKGIVDLCPSLERALLVFPGHKCGSLQLVDLGSAKPGTSSAPVTINAHQSESRARLLELRRGTDPATLYCLAFSPDCSFLCAASDKGTGHVFALRDTRLNRRSALARVGKVGPVLGPYVESQWSLASFTVPAEAPGVCAFGRAGRSPSSVIAVCVDGTFHKYVFSPDGNCNREAFDVFLDICDDDDF; encoded by the exons ATGGCAACGCCGCATGCCGCTGCCATTTTCCAACATGGCGCGTTGCCGGGTAACGGCTCCGCCCTTCCGTCTCCGCCAATCAGCGGGCGCGCCTGCCCGGAGCGCGCCCCAATAGGGTGGGGGCGCGTCTCACGTGACCGGAAGTCCGCTCTGGCCGGCGCTCTGAGGCGTCTCGATGGTCTGAGCGCCCCGCGGGAGCTGCcgcggggtttggggggaattttggggtttttggggttttggggggtcccagcgGGTTCTGGGGACCCTTCGCTGCCCCCTTTCTGCTGCCCCCGAAGCGGCTCCGCCGCCGCAGGCGCGCCCCGCCATGGCGCAGGCCCGGGGGGTGAACAGCCTGCGCTTCAACCAGGACCAGA GCTGTTTCTGTGTCGCCATGGACTCGGGGGTACGGATCTTCAACGTGGAGCCCCTGATGGAGAAGGGACACCTGg CCAGCCCAAGTTCCCCGACGCCTCAG tgctgatCTGGGACGATGCCCGCGAGGGGAAGGACAAGCTGGTGCTGGAGTTCAGCTTCCCCAAACCCGTGCTGGCCGTGCGCATGCGGCACGACAG gCTGGTGGTGGCCCTGCAGAGCCGCCTGTACGTGTTCTCCTTCCCCCACCGGCCCACCAAGCTCTTCGAGTTCGACACCCGCGACAACCCCAAAg GGATCGTGGAtctctgtcccagcctggagcgGGCCCTGCTCGTGTTCCCGGGGCACAAGTGCGGCAGCCTGCAGCTGGTG gaccTGGGCTCGGCCAAGCCGGGCACGTCCTCGGCGCCGGTGACGATCAACGCGCACCAGAGCGAG AGCCGCGCGCGCCTGCTGGAGCTGCGCCGCGGCACCGACCCCGCCACGCTCtactg cctggccttcagCCCCGACTGCTCCTTCCTGTGCGCGGCCAGTGACAAAGGCACCGGGCACGTCTTCGCCCTGCGGGACACGCGGCTCAACCGGCGCTCGGC gctggcGCGGGTGGGCAAGGTGGGCCCGGTGCTGGGCCCCTACGTGGAGTCCCAGTGGTCGCTGGCGAGTTTCACCGTGCCGGCCGAGGCGCCCGGGGTGTGCGCCTTCGGCAGGGCCGGCCGCAGCCCCAGCTCCGTCATCG CCGTGTGTGTGGACGGCACCTTCCACAAGTACGTGTTCAGCCCCGACGGGAACTGCAACCGCGAGGCCTTCGACGTCTTCCTGGACATCTGCGACGACGACGACTTCtga
- the WDR45 gene encoding WD repeat domain phosphoinositide-interacting protein 4 isoform X4 — MAQARGVNSLRFNQDQSCFCVAMDSGVRIFNVEPLMEKGHLDAEQVGSVALVEMLHRSNLLAIVGGGSQPKFPDASVLIWDDAREGKDKLVLEFSFPKPVLAVRMRHDRLVVALQSRLYVFSFPHRPTKLFEFDTRDNPKGIVDLCPSLERALLVFPGHKCGSLQLVDLGSAKPGTSSAPVTINAHQSEVGCAALSPPGSLVASASRRGTLIRLFCTQSRARLLELRRGTDPATLYCLAFSPDCSFLCAASDKGTGHVFALRDTRLNRRSALARVGKVGPVLGPYVESQWSLASFTVPAEAPGVCAFGRAGRSPSSVIAVCVDGTFHKYVFSPDGNCNREAFDVFLDICDDDDF; from the exons ATGGCGCAGGCCCGGGGGGTGAACAGCCTGCGCTTCAACCAGGACCAGA GCTGTTTCTGTGTCGCCATGGACTCGGGGGTACGGATCTTCAACGTGGAGCCCCTGATGGAGAAGGGACACCTGg ACGCCGAGCAGGTGGGCAGCGTGGCGCTGGTGGAGATGCTGCACCGCTCCAACCTGCTGGCCATCGTGGGGGGGGGCAGCCAGCCCAAGTTCCCCGACGCCTCAG tgctgatCTGGGACGATGCCCGCGAGGGGAAGGACAAGCTGGTGCTGGAGTTCAGCTTCCCCAAACCCGTGCTGGCCGTGCGCATGCGGCACGACAG gCTGGTGGTGGCCCTGCAGAGCCGCCTGTACGTGTTCTCCTTCCCCCACCGGCCCACCAAGCTCTTCGAGTTCGACACCCGCGACAACCCCAAAg GGATCGTGGAtctctgtcccagcctggagcgGGCCCTGCTCGTGTTCCCGGGGCACAAGTGCGGCAGCCTGCAGCTGGTG gaccTGGGCTCGGCCAAGCCGGGCACGTCCTCGGCGCCGGTGACGATCAACGCGCACCAGAGCGAGGTTGGCTGCGCCGCCCTGAGCCCCCCGGGCAGCCTGGTGGCCTCGGCCTCGCGCCGCGGGACCCTGATCCGCCTCTTCTGCACCCAGAGCCGCGCGCGCCTGCTGGAGCTGCGCCGCGGCACCGACCCCGCCACGCTCtactg cctggccttcagCCCCGACTGCTCCTTCCTGTGCGCGGCCAGTGACAAAGGCACCGGGCACGTCTTCGCCCTGCGGGACACGCGGCTCAACCGGCGCTCGGC gctggcGCGGGTGGGCAAGGTGGGCCCGGTGCTGGGCCCCTACGTGGAGTCCCAGTGGTCGCTGGCGAGTTTCACCGTGCCGGCCGAGGCGCCCGGGGTGTGCGCCTTCGGCAGGGCCGGCCGCAGCCCCAGCTCCGTCATCG CCGTGTGTGTGGACGGCACCTTCCACAAGTACGTGTTCAGCCCCGACGGGAACTGCAACCGCGAGGCCTTCGACGTCTTCCTGGACATCTGCGACGACGACGACTTCtga
- the WDR45 gene encoding WD repeat domain phosphoinositide-interacting protein 4 isoform X3, giving the protein MSRGGFEVQGHPNVLGGFRVQPPAVPGVLGSPHCPCGVLGCSPSPVEVLGCSPSPVGFWGAAPSPVGFWGAAPPLWGFGVQPLPCGVLGCSPLPSGVLGCSPSPVEVLGCSPLPCGVLGCSPSPVGFWGAAPPLGGFGLPAGIVDLCPSLERALLVFPGHKCGSLQLVDLGSAKPGTSSAPVTINAHQSEVGCAALSPPGSLVASASRRGTLIRLFCTQSRARLLELRRGTDPATLYCLAFSPDCSFLCAASDKGTGHVFALRDTRLNRRSALARVGKVGPVLGPYVESQWSLASFTVPAEAPGVCAFGRAGRSPSSVIAVCVDGTFHKYVFSPDGNCNREAFDVFLDICDDDDF; this is encoded by the exons atgTCCCGGGGGGGTTTTGAGGTGCAGGGACACCCCAATGTCCTGGGGGGTTTTAGGGTGCAGCCCCCCGCTGtcccgggggttttggggtccccccactGTccttgtggggttttggggtgcagcccctcccctgtggaggttttggggtgcagcccctcccctgtggggttttggggtgcagccccctcccctgtggggttttggggtgcagcccctcccctgtggggttttggggtgcagcccctcccctgtggggttttggggtgcagccccctcccctctggggttttggggtgcagcccctcccctgtggaggttttggggtgcagccccctcccctgtggggttttggggtgcagcccctcccctgtggggttttggg GTGCAGCCCCTcccctggggggttttgggctCCCCGCAGGGATCGTGGAtctctgtcccagcctggagcgGGCCCTGCTCGTGTTCCCGGGGCACAAGTGCGGCAGCCTGCAGCTGGTG gaccTGGGCTCGGCCAAGCCGGGCACGTCCTCGGCGCCGGTGACGATCAACGCGCACCAGAGCGAGGTTGGCTGCGCCGCCCTGAGCCCCCCGGGCAGCCTGGTGGCCTCGGCCTCGCGCCGCGGGACCCTGATCCGCCTCTTCTGCACCCAGAGCCGCGCGCGCCTGCTGGAGCTGCGCCGCGGCACCGACCCCGCCACGCTCtactg cctggccttcagCCCCGACTGCTCCTTCCTGTGCGCGGCCAGTGACAAAGGCACCGGGCACGTCTTCGCCCTGCGGGACACGCGGCTCAACCGGCGCTCGGC gctggcGCGGGTGGGCAAGGTGGGCCCGGTGCTGGGCCCCTACGTGGAGTCCCAGTGGTCGCTGGCGAGTTTCACCGTGCCGGCCGAGGCGCCCGGGGTGTGCGCCTTCGGCAGGGCCGGCCGCAGCCCCAGCTCCGTCATCG CCGTGTGTGTGGACGGCACCTTCCACAAGTACGTGTTCAGCCCCGACGGGAACTGCAACCGCGAGGCCTTCGACGTCTTCCTGGACATCTGCGACGACGACGACTTCtga
- the WDR45 gene encoding WD repeat domain phosphoinositide-interacting protein 4 isoform X1 translates to MATPHAAAIFQHGALPGNGSALPSPPISGRACPERAPIGWGRVSRDRKSALAGALRRLDGLSAPRELPRGLGGILGFLGFWGVPAGSGDPSLPPFCCPRSGSAAAGAPRHGAGPGGEQPALQPGPELFLCRHGLGGTDLQRGAPDGEGTPGQPKFPDASVLIWDDAREGKDKLVLEFSFPKPVLAVRMRHDRLVVALQSRLYVFSFPHRPTKLFEFDTRDNPKGIVDLCPSLERALLVFPGHKCGSLQLVDLGSAKPGTSSAPVTINAHQSEVGCAALSPPGSLVASASRRGTLIRLFCTQSRARLLELRRGTDPATLYCLAFSPDCSFLCAASDKGTGHVFALRDTRLNRRSALARVGKVGPVLGPYVESQWSLASFTVPAEAPGVCAFGRAGRSPSSVIAVCVDGTFHKYVFSPDGNCNREAFDVFLDICDDDDF, encoded by the exons ATGGCAACGCCGCATGCCGCTGCCATTTTCCAACATGGCGCGTTGCCGGGTAACGGCTCCGCCCTTCCGTCTCCGCCAATCAGCGGGCGCGCCTGCCCGGAGCGCGCCCCAATAGGGTGGGGGCGCGTCTCACGTGACCGGAAGTCCGCTCTGGCCGGCGCTCTGAGGCGTCTCGATGGTCTGAGCGCCCCGCGGGAGCTGCcgcggggtttggggggaattttggggtttttggggttttggggggtcccagcgGGTTCTGGGGACCCTTCGCTGCCCCCTTTCTGCTGCCCCCGAAGCGGCTCCGCCGCCGCAGGCGCGCCCCGCCATGGCGCAGGCCCGGGGGGTGAACAGCCTGCGCTTCAACCAGGACCAGA GCTGTTTCTGTGTCGCCATGGACTCGGGGGTACGGATCTTCAACGTGGAGCCCCTGATGGAGAAGGGACACCTGg CCAGCCCAAGTTCCCCGACGCCTCAG tgctgatCTGGGACGATGCCCGCGAGGGGAAGGACAAGCTGGTGCTGGAGTTCAGCTTCCCCAAACCCGTGCTGGCCGTGCGCATGCGGCACGACAG gCTGGTGGTGGCCCTGCAGAGCCGCCTGTACGTGTTCTCCTTCCCCCACCGGCCCACCAAGCTCTTCGAGTTCGACACCCGCGACAACCCCAAAg GGATCGTGGAtctctgtcccagcctggagcgGGCCCTGCTCGTGTTCCCGGGGCACAAGTGCGGCAGCCTGCAGCTGGTG gaccTGGGCTCGGCCAAGCCGGGCACGTCCTCGGCGCCGGTGACGATCAACGCGCACCAGAGCGAGGTTGGCTGCGCCGCCCTGAGCCCCCCGGGCAGCCTGGTGGCCTCGGCCTCGCGCCGCGGGACCCTGATCCGCCTCTTCTGCACCCAGAGCCGCGCGCGCCTGCTGGAGCTGCGCCGCGGCACCGACCCCGCCACGCTCtactg cctggccttcagCCCCGACTGCTCCTTCCTGTGCGCGGCCAGTGACAAAGGCACCGGGCACGTCTTCGCCCTGCGGGACACGCGGCTCAACCGGCGCTCGGC gctggcGCGGGTGGGCAAGGTGGGCCCGGTGCTGGGCCCCTACGTGGAGTCCCAGTGGTCGCTGGCGAGTTTCACCGTGCCGGCCGAGGCGCCCGGGGTGTGCGCCTTCGGCAGGGCCGGCCGCAGCCCCAGCTCCGTCATCG CCGTGTGTGTGGACGGCACCTTCCACAAGTACGTGTTCAGCCCCGACGGGAACTGCAACCGCGAGGCCTTCGACGTCTTCCTGGACATCTGCGACGACGACGACTTCtga